In Achromobacter pestifer, the DNA window AAACCGAGCGCACCGACGATGCCGTAGAACACCAGCACTTCGATCAGGCGCATCCAGAACGGCTTGACTGCCGCCACCCCGCCCTGCTTCCAGGGCATGACGGCGAACACCCGTTCCGTCAGAAACGGGAGATTCGCGCTGACCAGGGCCAGCGCGATCAGCAGCCATACCGCCAGAGTCTGGTTCATGGCCCCGTTTTCCGCTTACAGGCTGAGCGAGCTGCGGATGGCCTGCACGCACAGCGCCATCAGGCCACCCGGCAAGATGCCCAGGATCAGGATCAGCGCGCCGTTGACCGACAGCACGCCGCGCTGGCCGCAGGTGGCAACCATCGGCGCGGCATCGGCGGCCGGTTC includes these proteins:
- a CDS encoding DUF2818 family protein — encoded protein: MNQTLAVWLLIALALVSANLPFLTERVFAVMPWKQGGVAAVKPFWMRLIEVLVFYGIVGALGFAFESTLGNRFSQTWEFYAITLSLYLVLAYPGFVYRYLFKRHPRLRA